The Catenuloplanes niger genome includes a window with the following:
- a CDS encoding universal stress protein has translation MTTQETRHPGRLGTINRFLGTATRPAPPRRPRPLPVVRHTVVVGADDTPTAAIAVDHAAIEAELRGWPLSIVHAQPRGVPEADRDHGTALLRRLADRAHAGTDALSVASRLAVGPPVSCLLDRASAEDLLVVGAGHTRAGGLLTGATSDQVAARHRGPVLVVRMPGPPRGTSWAERPVVAGYDGSRWADRAVRFAVEEARWRGSELVVLWSLPAWMSQADARMRAARLSTATNQAGVRTRISRVAEDPRHRFVLESERAAAIVVGSRGVGGLTGLLLGSVSQALIHEARCPVFIVH, from the coding sequence ATGACCACCCAGGAGACACGACACCCAGGCCGTCTCGGAACGATCAACCGGTTCCTGGGTACGGCCACCCGTCCCGCCCCACCGCGCCGGCCGCGCCCGCTGCCCGTCGTGCGGCACACCGTCGTCGTGGGCGCGGACGACACACCCACGGCCGCGATCGCCGTCGACCATGCCGCGATCGAGGCCGAACTGCGCGGCTGGCCGCTGTCGATCGTGCACGCTCAGCCCCGCGGCGTGCCGGAGGCGGACCGGGACCACGGCACCGCACTGCTGCGGCGACTCGCCGACCGCGCGCACGCCGGTACGGACGCGCTCTCCGTCGCGTCCCGGCTGGCCGTCGGCCCGCCGGTGAGCTGCCTGCTCGATCGGGCCTCCGCAGAGGACCTGCTGGTCGTGGGCGCCGGCCACACCCGGGCCGGTGGTCTGCTGACCGGTGCGACCAGCGACCAGGTGGCCGCCCGCCATCGCGGACCGGTGCTGGTGGTACGCATGCCGGGACCGCCCCGGGGCACGTCGTGGGCCGAACGCCCGGTCGTGGCCGGATACGACGGTTCGCGATGGGCGGACCGCGCGGTGCGGTTCGCCGTCGAGGAAGCTCGGTGGCGCGGCAGCGAGCTGGTCGTGCTGTGGTCGCTGCCGGCCTGGATGAGCCAGGCCGACGCCCGGATGCGGGCGGCGCGCCTCAGCACGGCGACGAACCAGGCCGGGGTGCGGACGCGGATCTCCCGGGTCGCCGAGGACCCGCGCCACCGCTTCGTCCTCGAGTCGGAGCGCGCGGCCGCGATCGTCGTCGGATCACGCGGTGTCGGCGGGCTCACCGGTCTGCTGCTCGGCTCGGTCAGCCAGGCGCTGATCCACGAGGCGCGGTGCCCGGTCTTCATCGTGCACTGA
- a CDS encoding DUF1876 domain-containing protein: MSVTKRWSVEILIGETNRKTYAEAQLYDENSNQLVGHGSAVVHPDEPRVPEVGDEIAVARALADLGNRLLVTAAGDLEDVLGTRVDLGR; the protein is encoded by the coding sequence ATGTCCGTGACGAAGCGCTGGAGCGTGGAGATCCTGATCGGCGAGACGAACCGGAAGACCTACGCCGAGGCGCAGCTGTACGACGAGAACAGCAACCAACTCGTCGGCCACGGCTCGGCCGTGGTCCATCCCGACGAGCCCCGCGTGCCCGAGGTCGGCGACGAGATAGCCGTCGCCCGCGCCCTGGCCGACCTCGGCAACCGGCTGCTGGTCACGGCCGCCGGTGACCTCGAGGACGTGCTCGGCACCCGCGTGGACCTGGGACGGTAG